The following coding sequences lie in one Spinacia oleracea cultivar Varoflay chromosome 1, BTI_SOV_V1, whole genome shotgun sequence genomic window:
- the LOC110799494 gene encoding uncharacterized protein, producing the protein MFEDHEPLDEVLERVGAAKTPLTRWMEANKKYLEARKLTYHEFPTEWVWLSKEKRWKVREDRLKIGRIYFVHPASGELYYLRMLLNIVTGSTTFGEIRTVNGIEYGTFKEACNAMSLLEGDTEWHEALQAASSWAHAPQLRELFVTILIFCEVSNPSDLWYKNWALLSEDVLYRQRKSFNNPNIMLTTNQLQNYALYEIELILNRNNRSLTNYGSMPFQDRSLVQQTSNKLILEEQMYDVGTLADEASTLKGGLNPEQNTIYHQILEAVKNRAGGVFFIYGSGGEDEASWIQIPPDLLVKHHEDKKAALVEEIYPDLLTRYTDIKYLADRAILAPKNDCVDEINNYILSLIHGEEGVYKSVDRVEGLCNGTRLIITRLEQVVIEAQVVTGTNVGRRVSIPRVEMTPANHTLPFTMKRRQFPVKVCFAMTINKSQGQTFNRVGVYLPEPVFSHGQLYVAVSRVTCRSGLRICIGPDGDSTEDSTVTKNVVYREIFDNV; encoded by the exons ATGTTTGAAGATCATGAGCCACTGGATGAAGTCCTCGAAAGAGTAGGAGCAGCCAAGACACCTCTCACTAGGTGGATGGAAGCAAACAAAAAGTATCTAGAAGCAAGAAAACTCACATACCACGAATTCCCAACTGAATGGGTATGGCTAAGCAAGGAAAAGAGGTGGAAAGTCAGAGAAGACAGGCTCAAAATAGGGAGAATATATTTTGTGCACCCAGCATCAGGGGAACTTTACTACTTGCGCATGCTCCTGAATATAGTTACAGGATCCACAACCTTTGGGGAAATAAGAACGGTAAACGGCATAGAGTATGGCACTTTCAAGGAAGCTTGCAATGCTATGAGTCTATTAGAAGGAGATACTGAATGGCATGAAGCTTTACAAGCTGCATCATCGTGGGCCCATGCCCCACAGCTTAGAGAGTTGTTTGTTACAATTTTAATTTTCTGTGAAGTTTCAAATCCCAGTGACTTATGGTATAAAAACTGGGCGCTTCTGTCAGAGGATGTGCTATATCGGCAACGCAAAAGTTTTAATAACCCCAACATCATGTTGACGACCAACCAACTGCAAAATTATGCATTATATGAGATTGAATTGATCCTCAACCGAAATAATCGGAGTCTCACAAACTATGGAAGCATGCCGTTCCAAGACAGGTCTTTAGTGCAACAAACATCAAACAAGTTGATATTGGAAGAGCAAATGTATGATGTGGGGACCCTAGCAGATGAAGCATCTACTCTCAAAGGAGGGCTAAATCCAGAACAAAACACTATCTACCATCAGATACTCGAGGCAGTAAAAAATAGAGCAGGAGGAGTGTTCTTCATTTATGGAAGCGGGG GGGAAGATGAAGCCAGCTGGATTCAAATTCCCCCCGACCTACTGGTAAAACACCATGAAGACAAAAAGGCAGCCCTCGTGGAAGAAATTTACCCAGACCTCCTTACCAGGTACACAGACATCAAATACCTAGCTGATAGAGCAATATTAGCGCCTAAAAACGATTGTGTTGATGAAATCAATAACTACATACTCTCTTTGATCCATGGAGAAGAAGGAGTGTATAAAAGTGTTGATAGA GTAGAAGGATTATGCAACGGAACAAGGCTCATCATAACACGGTTGGAACAAGTTGTGATTGAAGCACAAGTGGTGACTGGAACAAATGTGGGACGACGAGTATCTATTCCGCGGGTAGAGATGACACCAGCTAATCACACACTCCCATTCACTATGAAGCGCAGACAATTCCCTGTCAAGGTATGTTTTGCAATGACAATAAACAAGAGCCAGGGACAAACATTCAACCGTGTGGGTGTATATTTGCCAGAGCCCGTCTTCAGCCACGGGCAACTATATGTGGCTGTTTCTAGAGTCACGTGTCGATCAGGTCTCCGAATTTGTATAGGACCCGATGGAGACAGTACAGAAGATAGTACAGTCACAAAGAATGTAGTCTATAGAGAAATCTTTGACAATGtttga